A single region of the Proteobacteria bacterium CG1_02_64_396 genome encodes:
- a CDS encoding transcriptional regulator encodes MANAFESIKQGLTEAIAHAQGNEVGGVLHNPRPVDVAALRKRLDLTQEAFAARFGFSVATLRHWERGDRQPAGPALVLLNVIEREPQAVLRALA; translated from the coding sequence ATGGCAAACGCATTCGAAAGCATCAAGCAGGGTTTGACCGAGGCCATTGCCCATGCCCAGGGCAACGAGGTGGGGGGCGTTCTTCACAATCCGCGCCCCGTGGACGTGGCCGCCCTACGCAAGCGGCTGGATCTGACCCAAGAGGCGTTCGCGGCCCGTTTCGGGTTTTCGGTGGCGACTCTGCGCCACTGGGAGCGGGGCGACCGACAACCGGCGGGACCGGCCCTTGTTCTGCTCAACGTGATCGAGCGGGAACCCCAGGCGGTGTTGCGGGCCTTGGCCTAA